A stretch of DNA from Ovis aries strain OAR_USU_Benz2616 breed Rambouillet chromosome 14, ARS-UI_Ramb_v3.0, whole genome shotgun sequence:
actatctcattctctgtcatccctctctcctcccgccctcaatctttcccagcatcagggtctttccaatgaataggctcttcacatcaggtggccaaagtattggaacttcagcatcaccatcagtccttcctatgactattcagggttggcAGAACAGATTAGAATGGAAAGTAGTAATCATTATGAAACCTACTTAAAAATACTTCACTTTCATGTCTATAATGAGAAATTCTAGTTAAAACTATAATGGGTACATTTTTAATTGGTAAGATAGAAAGATCCAAATCAGTGCTAAGGCACACTGCTGTTGAGGttggagagaagcagagatgagTCACATTATGGGGGATGGTGATGCAAATTGGTACAATCTCCTGGAGAGTCATTTGGCCACACTCTATTCTATCAACACTGGTAATGTATGTGCCCTCTGACTGAGGAATTCAAATTCACACAGACATTTTAGCAGACAGGCATACCTTGGGGATAGTTCAAGttcacaataaagcaaatacctcaataaagtgaggcaaacaataatttttatttttccggTGCATTAAAGTTATGATTACACTATATTTTTACATCACACAGTGCAGTGAGTGTGCCATAACAATatgtctctgaaaaaaaaaaaatgtacagggcttccctggtggcttggtggtaaaaaatgcccctgccaatgcagaaaacacggGTTCTTATCtctagttcaggaagatcccacatgtcacagagcaactcagcctgagcaccacaactactatgactgtgctctagagcctggcagCTGCAATTactaagcccatatgccacaactacttaAGTCCACACACCAAGAAtccatgctccacaagaagagaagccattgcaatgagagaAGTGCAAAcaccacaatgagaaaatagCCCTTGCTCATCTCAACACCTCAAGGGCTGATGCTGCAGtccttgcagcaacaaagacccagtagtgccaaaaataagtgaaaataaaatattttttaatgtacaaaacttaattcaaaaatacttttttgcTAAAATATGCTAACCATCATTTGAGCCTTCAGAGATTTGTAATCTTtttaatagtaacatcaaagatcactatcacagatcaccataaaaatataatacaaaaaattGAAATACTGCAAGAAATACCAAAATGTGactcagagacatgaagtgagcaaatgctgttggagaAATGGCGCTAACAGACTTGCTCTACACTGGGCTGCCCCAAACCTtcaacttgttttttaaaaaaaaagcggGGAGCaatatctgtgaagcacaatgAAGTCAAGAACAGTAAAATGAGAAATGCCTTAGGCCTCTAAAAAATCACCTCATTAACGTCACACAAGGTTCTTTAAAGGCTCTCGTTACTAAGGAAATCACGAAGCTTTTAGGAGTTCTCTGTCAAGTTCTGCACCTTTGGGCTCCCGACAGATCTCTGACTCCCTGGGTAGTCTTGACAAGGAAGAGGCCAGATAGTGAGAAAGGGGCTTTAAATCAGTGTGAAAAGTACAGAGAAAGGATATTTTTCAGACTATGCAATGCTATTTTTCTCCTAGAACTATATCTACACACCTCTTTAATTGGTCCCTCGCCAATGGGAAACACCACCAAGACTTCAACTCGATTGCCTGGTGCGTTCCCTGGCTGTACGGAATGGAGAGTTTTTGAAAATGGCGTCCGCCTTATATAATCCTTACGGGCGCGGCCATGTTCTTCTCTCGATACCGTCCCTGAAGGAAAATGAACCGCGGAATAGACCAACGGACTTCATACGCCATGATAACTATTGGCAGACAGTGGCTTCCAAGGTGCTAGTAAGCATGAGCAACATTCACAAACACAGCCTCCCAAATCCTGACAGGAATTCGAATCGGAAGTGGCCCAGAGCGGCCATTTCGCTTCTGTTGTCAACTCTTCTACCCTGTGAATCGCCTGTGGGATGCTGAGGTGATTTGGAGCATTAGCAATGGGGAATCCGCGGGGTCGATGAGGGGGAATCCGCTTGGTGTGAGTGATGTTGGGAATTGGAGGCCGAGTGATGGGGGTCTGTGGAATGAGTGATGTCGGGTCTGCGGAGTGAGTGGTGGGGTTCTTAGTGATGGGAGCTATAGAGTAAGTGGGGTTTTCTAATTTAATGCTTGGCTCGTTGATTTTCACTATTTCTTGCCTTACTTCTGTATGTATATAAGTACTTTGGTAACTTGAATTCCAAGTGTACTTTACTATCAGATTTCATATTGTTGGCCCATGAAATTTGTTTATATGATAGTGGACATGGGTCTTAAGAGGGCCTTGGTATTGGTACTGGGAACCACTTGGGTAAGTGATCCACTGCTTGGGGGACTGTAGGAGGCAATGACTGGGAGCAGGAGTTTTGACGGTCACATTGTAACACACTCAAGGGAGACAGTGATTGAGGGTGGATCTGTGAAATCAGTAAAGTGTTTGGGGTGCTAAGGGCATCATGTGGGAACCAGTTGATGGGAGACCTAGTGGGCCAGTGATGGAGGTTTGTGAAGCTGATTGATTTGCTTTCTGGGCAGTGAGAGTTGTCCTTTGGAAATGAACGAGAGGGTCAGTGTTGGTCTCAACTTGGGTCTCTGTGGACATGGTTAAGGATAAGTGATTGGGTGTTGAGCAAATCAATGATAGTTTCTTCCTGGGGTGCATTATTTGGAACCCTATATTGGGGGTTGTCTAGTGGTGATTGGGAGTCCTAGTACATGTCTGCAGGTTTTCCAAGTGAAGGTGGGATTCCATACATTGaatttgaattttgtcagaaaaGGTTGAGCTGTCTGTATTATGGATGGGCACTGAAATGTCCAGAACCTCAGTTCCAGACATGGGCTACTTGAAGCCTAAGCTTTCTGAAGGCAACAGGAAATGTAAACAGTGCTTCTGGAAATTGACTATGTAGAAGACTACATGGGATAGTGGCAACTGTGTGCAGTTTAAAATGAGGCAGACCTGGGATGCCTCAGAATTCCCTTTGGAGACTGAGTGACCTTAAGGCAAATTAGGTAACAGCAGTCAGCTTCAGTTTTCCTCATCCACGAAAtgggtatgaaagtgaaagtcgctcagttcgactctttgccaccccatgaattatacagtccatggaattctctaggccagaatacaggaatgggtagcctttcccttctccgggggatcttccaacccaggagttgaaccagggtctcctgcattgcaggcggattctttaccaactgagctaccagggaagccccaaatgggTATAATGATGATATTTAGCTGACAGGGTGGTATGAGAATTACTCAAGGTATCTGATACCTGACTCAGCAACTTGCTGATTTTTCTTcagcaaataataaaataatttttattttgttttgtttatcatGTGCCTGGCAGGTTCTGAGGACTTGACAAACCTCATCTCATGGAAGTTTCTCAGTGCCTATGATAAATACCTTCCTCTTCATTTTGGAAACTGCCAGTAAaataatctctctctcttctcataGTTAAAAGGTGTGTCAGAGCTGCACTTAAACCTTCATGAACTTTAATCCAaagcttttccatcttttcttattttttacctCAATAGATAGATTCCTGAGTTTTGTTTACCCTCATGTTGTGAACACAGTGACTTTCACCTAATGGCCCTCAGAAATTCCTGTGGCGTGGATATTAGATGAGTAACGATGTGGTTACTGCCTTTCCAGGATTTCCAGTGTCCCTCCAGAGCCCCTGGGTCAGGCCACATCACGGAGACTGCAGGATCTCCCTACACAGCTCAAGTTGACTCTTCCCAGCAGCTCTGATTGGAGCCCTCTGATGCCCACCCAGCTGCAGGCTCCTGGGAAGAGTGGAGTTGTCAGCGAGAGAGACCAAGAATTGAAGCCCAGAAGGGACATGCTTGCTGATGCGAATTTGCCCCAGAGGCCCCAGGTCTTGGGTTTAGAGGAGCAGGATGTATCGTGTGAGGTAAGCAGGAGCCATCCCCAGCCCAGGGGCAGTTCTCCGGAACTTGAAGGCAGACACAGGAAGCAGCGAACTCTGGACTCCCTGTGTCAAGACAATGTGGATTCTCCTGCGGAGAGCAGAGCACTGATAGCTAATGTTTCCTCATCCACAGGCACTGTGTCTTATAGaggaaactgaactgactgatgcagGAGGATGTGTAGAAGAGGGTTGGCCCTGGGGCAAAGGAAGAAGAAACCGTAGCTCCAGCCACAGGCCAGGAAATGCTGACTCCTTCCTGCTCAGCTCAGGCATCCTTCACCCATATGTTCATCCTCCATCCACTGCTGGGTCTTTGCATTGTTTCAGCTGATCCCCACCTGACTCCTCCTCACTGGAGATTGGCTGGTTTCTCCTGTCCTCAGAATTTACAGTCACAGAGCAAGAACTAGTTTTTAAGGACCGTGTGGTTTTCCctcttttaaaagatgaataaaagtgCCCAGGAATAATGTAGATATTGGTATTTGATATTTTGGAGTGAGGAAGCAGGGTTCTTGGTTATACTCAAGATTTCCTGAAATTCCaagttgttctgtgtatttcaTGACctttcatgtgtttttaaaataacaatgaccCACTCTAAGGACCTCATTAAATACTGTGTATCTCCAAATACAGACACATTTTGAGGTTCTGgaggttaggacttcagcatGTGAATGAGTgcagggtgggggggggaggggcacaTTTCAGCCCATAATAGTGGCAAACACTGCCTTgcagaaaaatgtatttcattttgtgCTGGAGTTGGCTGAATTTTAAGAGCTCTTCTTGTTCAGCTAAGGTGTTAAGATGCatgatattgggttggccaaaaagtttgttaagGAACATATAGAAACTACAAACTTTATGGCCAACTTAATCCTTAttagctttgttcttattttaatatttaaaatattgttttcttgcCCTGATTATGATTTCATACAATATGAAACAGGTAGTTagtgggaagccatatatatcaTGGTGAAGTCATTAAGAACACACCCCTGTATGTAAGTTCACCAATGATGACTAATTCTCATTGAGCTGGGGTATGTTGTTATAGGGGTTAGTGTCTTTTGAGGATGTGACCATGGACTTCAGCAGGGAGGAGTGGCAGCAACTGGACCCTGCCCAGAGACACCTGTATCAGGATGTGATGCTGGAGATCTACAGCCACTTTTTCTCCGTGGGTGAGCACACCTGACCTGGGACTCTTGGACGGGCCTCCATGAGATGTCCCTCCTTCTTGTGGCATGAAGTGGGACATCTGAAGAATGTAATCAGTTTGTCCTGGGCTTGTCCTAAATTGTTCATTCCTCTTGGTCATCTTTGAATGTTACTTTGTTCCTAATGAAAGATGTGTCAATGAGAGAAAGCTTCATTGAATAACCCCTGGAGCCCAATGTACAtctgcacgctaagtcactttagttgtgtcagactctttttgaccctatgaactatagcccattaggctcctttgtccatgggattctccaggcagaatactagagtgggtcgccaagCCCAATACCACATCCTAATGCAATATCCTTTCTTATTCACAGGGTATcacattcccaacccagagatcattTTCAGGATTGAAGAAGGAAAGGAACCATGGATGAGGGAGACTGAAGTCCCATGTCAGAGGTATCACGGTGAGTGACTGTCAAGTCGTGTAGATCCATGAGGGGCCATATTCAACCTACCGCACTTATCCATTCCCCAGTGGTGGACACACGTTATTTCCTACTCCTTAAAACTAATGCTGCTatacattattttgtaatatatggCATTAAGGCTAATGCTGCCATACATTATTCTGTAAATGTTCCATAGGGGCCAACATGAGAATTAATCAGAGGTGAATAGTCAAGAGGGATTGCCTGATCACTGGATATGACTAGACTTAATCCAGCTGTTAATCATTTTTACATCTTGCTTGCcaacatatataatatttatcaaatttCTCATTTATGGCCCATGTTATGATagagctgttttcatttttctgggaacAGAGCATCTCATCATAGCTGTTATCTGATTGGATTTTCCGTCTGTATGTTGCTTTTGTCATCTCATTTTATCCCTTTGTGGAATTTCCTAAaggcctttttttaaaatttgtcctctgaactcattttttttctgcACTGAATCCTTCTTCTTTATCCCTGATTGTGGTGCCTCCAACTTGGGCCCCTGTACTTCCCTCTGGTCATCCCTTCATAGAGGAATTAAAGGACCCTTCTATTCTCAACACTTAAGGCctaaatttttttcccctgatgatCCTTTATCAGTGCCTCTAGTCCCCATGCCTAAACCATGTTCTCTTATTTAGCTTCATGGTAGACAGTTCCTGTGGTGTGtctcatttcctttattttaaggaTATCAGAAATTGGAATCATTACGCACATCAGAAATTCTTCTCACCTTATACATTTTGTCCAGAAGATTCTTCTGTTTCTTGGCTCTCCCATCTTAGTCTTCTAACTTGTTATTTTAGAaattctactatatatatatttttaaaagcacagtttAGTTGACTCTTTTTCTTAACTCCAGGGGTATCACCATAAACCAGCTATTTTCTCATGCTTGTGTTATTTTGTTCCTAATGGGATTTGTGGATTCCCCGTCATCATGAGTTTAGTCAAGATGACATTGATAGATTACCCCAAagattgatttatttctttttctcagattttaatgctatacacacacacacacacatatacatacctactaaaaatggtaaaaataaagagcattctcattttttaaaaaaagtgatagATGACTGAGGTTTGGGAATAGGACAAGGGTCTGGGATACAGTTTATCCAAGTGattgaaagggaaaagaaaacaagatgtgAAGGTCTTAACCATACTTGGTATTTAAATCTCTGATAGGATAAAGTAATAGTAAAATTCAgccacctttttaaaaagaatctgttGTGTCTTATGTTTTTACTAGTAAACTGGATATGATCAGTGACTCCTGTTCTTAACCAAAAAATGGTATATTCAGTAGCATAAAGCTGAAAGTTATAACAAAGAGACCAAGGTCCAGTATAATAATTTCCAGAATAATTCTCCCCCTATAAAACACTTCTAAAAGTCAGTTCAGCAGGACGCCTTATGTTCTGTATTCATTCAGGTGTTGAAGTTTTTCTCTTGTCATTGCAGTACCATCTTTTATGATGCTGTCAATCTTTGGGAATGAGCGTATTGCAACCAAAGCCAGGTTCTACTAGGCAGAAAAGGGGTGGAGGGTACTGAGAAACTGTGATGTGTTTCTCTGGCTAGAACTGGTGCACAGTGTTGTATGCCCATTTCGTCAGCAAAAACAGTCTCACCGTCACATATCACTGCAAAGGAAATTGTGAGTCATTACATGGCTTGGCTGCCATGTGCCTGGCCACAGTTAACCTTTGTGGAAGAGGGTGAAACAGATTCTAGAGGACAGCCTGTTTGTCCAGTCTTCCAGTTTACCTTTCTTGGGACATGTACATGTCTAAGTTCAGGGAAACAAACTTCAGTTTCATAGAATTGAGAGTTTTGAGTATAGGTATTCTTTCACTGCTTGGCTATGTCAGGATTGATGCTTTAATAGTCTATCAGAGGATGTCTAGGGCTGAATGATTTTGGTATTGTTTCCAACAAGTAGGAGGAAGCTGGGAGATTAATCACAATGTAGATCTTTAACGAAAACCTATACAGATGGTCCCAGACTTGTGATGGTTCAATTTACAATTTTCAACTTTATAATGTTGCGAAAGTCATACACATTTAGTGCAAACTATACTTTGAATTgtaaattttgatcttttccgAGGCTAGTGATATACAGTACTATACTCCCCTGATGCCAGACTCCCAGTCAGCCACATGATCATAAGGGGAATCAACCAATACACTTACTACCCTTCTGTACCCAgataaccacttttttttttcacttttagtacagtattcaataaacTGCATGAGATATTCAACACTGTATTATAAAATAGGTCTTTTGTTAGATGCTTTGGCCCAACCTTAGGctaacactggagaaggaaatggcaacccactccagtattcttgcctggagaatcccatggacagagtagcttggtgggctacagtccacgggttgcaaagagtcagacacgactaagcgacttcactttcactttcacttaggctAACATAAGTCTTCTAAGCACATTTAAAGTAGGCTGGGTTAAGCTTTGTTTAGTAGGTTAGGTGTATTCAATTCATTTCTGatttatgatattttaaactTACGATGGACTTATCAGGACATAACCTCATTGTAAGTTGAGAAAACTCTGAACCCCTCCTTCAAGCTCTGGCTATGCACAGATGCTGCCCTAAGACACTCTTGTCTCTTTTATCCTGTAGTCATTCTGCTAGGTCTGGGTATCTAGATCACCTGCATGAGTGGGGTCAGGTTGCCTTTGTTAAACTCTTAACTTTCCCCACAGCTGAGCAAAGTAATTTTGGTTAATTATTTAACCATTGTATTTCCTTCGTTTCATGTGGAAAAACAGGATAATAAGTAGTTACCTCCTGGGGTTGTTTTGGGGATTGAATGAGTTTATGTGTGCATCACATAGAACATTGCCTAGCAAATGCTAAGTGCTATACAGCTAAGTGCCTGACATATAGTAAGAACCCTGTAACTGTTTTCTCTCATGATCACCATCAGCACGACCATTGGTATATGACTCAGCAGTTTCTCCATGCATAATCTCAGTCAGCTCCATGTGACTTCTCCTCTATCCTTTGCTAATTGTTCACTGTATCTATTTCATCTTGTTCTCCTTCTAGAAGGGGAGTTTGGGCTTGAAACCCCACAACAGGAAATTTCTGAAGAAGCTTCATTTCACAATGAGATGATGGGTGGAGTCACAAGAGATGGTTCATGGTGTTCCATTTTAGAAGAACTGTGGAAACAAGCTGACCAAACAGAGAGGGAtctgaaaaatcaaaataaatcttCACATCATGGGGCTTTCTTCAATAAGAAAACACTGAACACAGAGAGGGACTGTGATTACAAGTACCCTGGAAAAGTCATTCAGGCAAGGCCCCACCTTATTTCTTCACAAAAGGGACCTCATAAACGTTGCTCAGTTGCAAAAAGGTTGAAGCCTAACCTAGAAGCAACTCGTCAAAATCAAAGCAGTACCACAAAACACCTTGATGATATGGTTGGATCTGGTCAGCCAGTTATCCATAGCTCTTCCAGTGCCAGCTGCAAGAATACTCACACAGGAGAGAACTTCCGTGAAGGTAATATATGTACAAAAGCCTTCAGCCAGAAACAGTTACTCACACAACATCAAGTTCATACTCAGGAAAAACCAGATAAGTGTACTGAATGTGGGAGGGACTTCACCCACAAGTCACACCTGCTTGAGCAACAGAGATTCCATAGTGTAGAAAACCTCCAGGAATGTGGtaaatgtgggaaagccttcaccTCACAACCAAAACTCGGGTTCTGTGTGACAGATCATACAGGTAACATACCGTATATATGTAAGGAATGTGGAAAAGTCTTCATTCAGAGGCCAGAACTGGTTACACACCAGAAGACTCATACTAGAAAAAAGCCCCATAAATGCCATGAATGTGGAAAAACTTTCTTCCAGATGTTATCTCTCTTCAGAcatcaaagaactcatacaagAGAAAAACTCTAtgaatgcagtgaatgtgggaaaggcTTCTCCCAGAATTCAACTCTCAGTATACATCAGAAAATCCACACTGGCGAGCGACAGTATGtatgcagtgaatgtgggaaggccttcacCCAGAAATCAACACTCAGCTTGCACCAGAGAATCCATTCAGGGGAGAAGTCTTATGTGTGTATTGAATGTGGTCAGGCCTTTATCCAGAAGGCGCACCTGATTGTACATCAGAGAagtcacactggagagaagccttatcAGTGTCACAGCTGTGGGAAATCCTTCATTTCCAAATCACAACTTGATATACATCATCGAATCCACACTGGGGAGAAACCTTATGAATGCAGTGACTGTGGGAAGACCTTTACCCAAAAGTCACACCTCAACATACACCAGAAaattcacactggagaaagaCACCATGTGTGCAGTGAATGCGGGAAGGCCTTCAACCAGAAGTCAATCCTCAGCATGCATCAGcgaattcacactggagagaagccttacaAATGCAGTGACTGTGGGAAGGCCTTTACTTCCAAGTCACAGTTCAGAGAGCATCAGCGGatccacacaggagagaaaccctacGTATGTGCTGCATGTGGGAAGGCTTTCAATGGTAGATCAAATTTCCATAAACATCAGATGACTCACAATAGAGAGAGAACCTTTGCCTGTTACAAGTGTGGGACCACTTTCATCGAGAAATCAGAGTTAATCACACATCAGAGAACACATattggagagaaaccttatgaatGCTGTGACTGCGGGAAATCCTTCAGTAGGAAACCACAACTCAAAGTGCATCAACGAATTCACACAGGAGAGAGACCTTATGTGTGTTCCAAGTGTGGGAAGAGCTTCAACAACAGGTCAAATTTTAATAAACACCAGACAACTCACACCAGAGATAAATCTTATAAAAGCAGTTAACCTGTGCAAGGCTTTACTCAGAAGTCAATTCCTAGTATGCATAAACATCATAAACATCAATGAAACTAACTGAAtttcttgaagaagaaaaaacatgagGCAGATATAATCATATATTATAGAATTCATGCTTCAGAAAAACTCTAGGGATGCACTGCATGTCTCCAAGTTACACATATTTTATGTGAGGGAAATAACTCAGGAAAGAACTTTTAAGAATGAGTGGAAATGTCTATATTTGTACTAGCTtcattaaaagttataaaattcaTTTGAGGAAGAAACCCTAATACATTGAGAAAAGAGTTTCTGTAGAGTAAGACAGATTGTTACCAGATTATTTACAGGAAAATTTGTGGGAATTTAATGATAACCCTGTTTAATGtggaatataattatttttaagctgCCAGCAAACTAAATGATGACTTGGCaatattatgtatatgtgtgtgtatctgtatactaatgtatgtatgtatatttatatctgCAGGTCAGTgtgtacgcacacacacacacacacacatatactcaatTCTGTAGTTTTTGCTACAGAATTCACTGTGTAACCAGAGGtgctgattatattttttaaaaagaacctaaCAATTGTTTAATCATATTTACTCCCTATTGAATTTACATCCTGAAG
This window harbors:
- the ZNF175 gene encoding zinc finger protein 175 isoform X1; the protein is MLRISSVPPEPLGQATSRRLQDLPTQLKLTLPSSSDWSPLMPTQLQAPGKSGVVSERDQELKPRRDMLADANLPQRPQVLGLEEQDVSCEGLVSFEDVTMDFSREEWQQLDPAQRHLYQDVMLEIYSHFFSVGYHIPNPEIIFRIEEGKEPWMRETEVPCQRYHEGEFGLETPQQEISEEASFHNEMMGGVTRDGSWCSILEELWKQADQTERDLKNQNKSSHHGAFFNKKTLNTERDCDYKYPGKVIQARPHLISSQKGPHKRCSVAKRLKPNLEATRQNQSSTTKHLDDMVGSGQPVIHSSSSASCKNTHTGENFREGNICTKAFSQKQLLTQHQVHTQEKPDKCTECGRDFTHKSHLLEQQRFHSVENLQECGKCGKAFTSQPKLGFCVTDHTGNIPYICKECGKVFIQRPELVTHQKTHTRKKPHKCHECGKTFFQMLSLFRHQRTHTREKLYECSECGKGFSQNSTLSIHQKIHTGERQYVCSECGKAFTQKSTLSLHQRIHSGEKSYVCIECGQAFIQKAHLIVHQRSHTGEKPYQCHSCGKSFISKSQLDIHHRIHTGEKPYECSDCGKTFTQKSHLNIHQKIHTGERHHVCSECGKAFNQKSILSMHQRIHTGEKPYKCSDCGKAFTSKSQFREHQRIHTGEKPYVCAACGKAFNGRSNFHKHQMTHNRERTFACYKCGTTFIEKSELITHQRTHIGEKPYECCDCGKSFSRKPQLKVHQRIHTGERPYVCSKCGKSFNNRSNFNKHQTTHTRDKSYKSS
- the ZNF175 gene encoding zinc finger protein 175 isoform X3; this encodes MLRISSVPPEPLGQATSRRLQDLPTQLKLTLPSSSDWSPLMPTQLQAPGKSGVVSERDQELKPRRDMLADANLPQRPQVLGLEEQDVSCEGLVSFEDVTMDFSREEWQQLDPAQRHLYQDVMLEIYSHFFSVGYHIPNPEIIFRIEEGKEPWMRETEVPCQRYHGDLPDPEVKPAPPVSPALRSSIQTIHSLSAH
- the ZNF175 gene encoding zinc finger protein 175 isoform X2 translates to MLRISSVPPEPLGQATSRRLQDLPTQLKLTLPSSSDWSPLMPTQLQAPGKSGVVSERDQELKPRRDMLADANLPQRPQVLGLEEQDVSCEGLVSFEDVTMDFSREEWQQLDPAQRHLYQDVMLEIYSHFFSVGYHIPNPEIIFRIEEGKEPWMRETEVPCQRYHAQLNSDYPQFKCSLATWLVGTILNSHTLDICT